TAGTCAATACTATCTTCAAACACATTTTTGGAAATAATGAATATGAACCAGTTATTTGCACCCACCGCTATGGGTTTCTATCAGCTAAGCAACCGTTTGGTTATGGCACCGATGACCCGTTCACGAGCTGCTTATGATGGTAGTCCAACCGATATGATGACCAAATACTATGCACAACGCGCTAGTATTGGTTTGATTATTAGCGAGGGAACACAACCCTCTGATGAGGGTCAAGGCTATTTAAGCACGCCGGGTATTTATACCGATGCGCATATTGCCGCGTGGAAAAAAATTAGTGACGCCGTGCATGCCAAAGGGTCACACTTGTTTATTCAATTAATGCACGCGGGGCGTATGTCGCATCCTGATAATACACCGCATCATCATCAAGCACTTGCCCCTTCTGCCATTGCGCCTAATGCTCCCATGTTTACACCCACAGGCATGCAAGAAATTCCCACCCCGCGCGCTATGAGTTTGGATGATATACAACAAACCATTGCTGATTTTCGACATGCAGCACGTTTTGCAATAGAGGCAGGCGCGGATGGTGTCGAAATTCATGGGGCAAATGCTTATCTCATTCAACAATTTCTAGCGCCAAGTGCCAATACTCGTACCGATCAATACGGTGGCTCAATTGAAAATCGGGCATTGTTTGCGATTGAGGTAGCCAGCGCGATTGCTGATGAAATTGGCGCTGATAAGACAGGTATACGCCTTTCACCTCAAACTAAATTATGGGGCATTGATGAAGGTGCTGATAGCGTCGAGCTCTATCACTACTTGGTCAAAGAACTTAATAAATTAAAACTGGGCTATTTGCATATTTTGCACCAAGGTAACGAGCAATTAGTCACCGATTTACGCAAAATTTGGCAAAGCACTTTTATTCTAAATCGCCCTAGTAGACCACGGGAGCAAATTGGTAGCGATATTGCGTCTGGTTTGGCTGATTTGGAAGCCTACGGGCAAATGGTATTGGCGAATCCTGATTTTGTAGAACGCCTGAAACTCAATGCGCCCCTAAACGTAGCAGATCGTAATACGTTCTTTGGCGGCAATGCTCAGGGTTATATTGATTACCCGTTTCTGACCTAAAATAAACGCAAATTGAGCAAGACTTATCTACCAACCAGTGGCTTAGCACGGTTGGTAGTAAGTTATCGGCTTTTATCGCAAAACATGCTTAACAAGTAATGTGATATTAAGCCGCCGAAGCCAAGTTTAAACCTTTACGTTTAACACGCACGCCGTGTTGAAATAAATCATTATCAGGGTTTGCATTAACATTAGGCATAGAACGCGGTTTACGATAGCGTTGATAATAACGTTCATCTAATGCTTCTTGTTCTGAGCGTACCATAATAAAACCGACCAAGTTTTGTTTAATACGGCGCAATTGTTCAATCGCTTTTAAAGTACGTTTGCGGTGCATACGATTTTCATCGGTCACTAATACCGTAGCTTCTGCTAACGAAGCAATATATAAGGTTTCTGCAAAACCCGTAACCGGCGGCGCGTCAATAA
This DNA window, taken from Candidatus Thiocaldithrix dubininis, encodes the following:
- a CDS encoding alkene reductase, which encodes MNMNQLFAPTAMGFYQLSNRLVMAPMTRSRAAYDGSPTDMMTKYYAQRASIGLIISEGTQPSDEGQGYLSTPGIYTDAHIAAWKKISDAVHAKGSHLFIQLMHAGRMSHPDNTPHHHQALAPSAIAPNAPMFTPTGMQEIPTPRAMSLDDIQQTIADFRHAARFAIEAGADGVEIHGANAYLIQQFLAPSANTRTDQYGGSIENRALFAIEVASAIADEIGADKTGIRLSPQTKLWGIDEGADSVELYHYLVKELNKLKLGYLHILHQGNEQLVTDLRKIWQSTFILNRPSRPREQIGSDIASGLADLEAYGQMVLANPDFVERLKLNAPLNVADRNTFFGGNAQGYIDYPFLT